In the genome of Paracoccus tegillarcae, one region contains:
- a CDS encoding NAD(P)/FAD-dependent oxidoreductase, whose translation MVAATSGFDVAVIGAGIVGCAIARRFAIDGARVVILERGHDVLDGASKGNSAILHTGFDAPAGSLELDCIRAGHAEYLQIHQRMNLPLDRAGALVLAWDEEQQTALPALMAQARANGVTDIQPMERADLLQAEPHLAPEIRAGFRVPGEALIDPWSAAHAYLYQAIAHGAELRCRAEVTSARRLADRWDLHSGAGQVQAGLVVNAAGLWGDHVQRLLTGESWFQIRPRKGQFVVFDKPAAALARHILLPVPTAVTKGVVVCRTVYGNLLVGPTAEEQDDPDCATLVPETLDALRQTGIRILPALAGQEITAAYAGLRPATDEKGYRIRADLSQGLVTVGGIRSTGLSAALGIASHVAALAGGQSARQPQHWPQMPVLAEGGARDWRAPGNQGLVCHCEKVSRREIEAALTAPAPANSLGGLKRRTRVTMGRCQGFYCSAELARMTEGRFTQPLTGGGGDAG comes from the coding sequence ATGGTGGCTGCGACATCCGGGTTTGACGTGGCGGTGATCGGGGCAGGCATTGTCGGCTGCGCCATTGCACGGCGCTTTGCCATCGATGGCGCGCGGGTCGTAATTCTGGAACGCGGCCACGACGTGCTGGACGGCGCGTCCAAGGGCAATAGTGCCATCCTGCATACCGGTTTCGATGCGCCCGCAGGCAGTCTCGAGCTGGATTGCATCCGCGCCGGTCACGCCGAATATCTGCAGATCCATCAGCGCATGAACCTGCCGCTGGACCGCGCCGGTGCGCTGGTCCTGGCCTGGGACGAGGAACAGCAGACGGCGCTGCCCGCCCTGATGGCGCAGGCCCGTGCCAATGGTGTGACCGACATCCAGCCGATGGAGCGTGCCGATCTGCTGCAGGCCGAGCCGCATCTTGCGCCCGAAATCCGGGCCGGTTTCCGGGTTCCCGGCGAGGCGCTGATCGACCCCTGGTCGGCGGCCCATGCCTATCTGTATCAGGCCATTGCTCACGGGGCCGAATTGCGCTGCCGTGCCGAGGTAACCTCTGCCCGGCGGCTGGCCGACCGCTGGGATCTGCACAGCGGCGCGGGTCAGGTGCAGGCCGGGCTGGTCGTGAACGCCGCCGGCCTTTGGGGCGATCATGTGCAACGTCTGCTGACGGGGGAAAGCTGGTTTCAGATCCGCCCACGCAAAGGCCAGTTCGTGGTCTTTGACAAGCCAGCGGCCGCGCTGGCTCGCCATATCCTGCTGCCCGTTCCAACCGCGGTTACCAAGGGGGTCGTGGTCTGCCGGACCGTCTATGGCAACCTGCTGGTCGGCCCCACTGCCGAGGAACAGGACGATCCCGACTGCGCGACGCTGGTGCCCGAAACACTGGATGCCTTGCGTCAGACCGGAATTCGCATCCTGCCCGCACTGGCCGGACAAGAGATCACCGCCGCCTATGCCGGCCTGCGCCCCGCAACCGATGAAAAGGGCTATCGCATCCGCGCCGATCTGTCCCAGGGGCTGGTGACGGTCGGCGGAATACGGTCGACCGGGCTGTCTGCCGCGCTGGGCATCGCCAGTCATGTCGCGGCACTGGCGGGCGGGCAGTCCGCGCGGCAGCCGCAACACTGGCCGCAGATGCCGGTGCTGGCCGAAGGTGGTGCGCGTGACTGGCGCGCGCCGGGCAACCAGGGCCTTGTCTGCCACTGCGAGAAAGTATCCCGACGCGAGATCGAGGCCGCGTTGACCGCGCCGGCACCGGCAAATTCTCTGGGCGGCTTGAAACGGCGAACCCGCGTGACGATGGGGCGCTGTCAGGGCTTTTACTGCTCGGCCGAACTGGCGCGGATGACCGAAGGCCGGTTCACGCAGCCGCTGACCGGCGGAGGCGGGGATGCAGGCTGA
- a CDS encoding FAD-dependent oxidoreductase: protein MQADVAIIGAGPAGLAAATVLARLGFTQVVVIEREAQPGGIPRHCGHSPFGMREFRRVLRGPAYADRLAAAARAVGVRIMCDTTATALLPGPVLELSTPAGIAQLAARAVLLATGTRESSRIQRMIGGQKPGGILTLGALQGMVHLNGQRPFSRPVVLGTELVSFSALLTCRQAGIHPVAMVEPGCNVIARGPSWALPRLLGVPLMMQSRITEILGRDRVEAVQIVGPDGTRRIATDGVLLTGAFRSEAGLLAMAGIAMDPDTTGPVIDSFGRLDQPGYFAAGNLLRPVETAGACWAEGQRAAEAIAAYLSGALPDREQGAELQIVGDAIRYALPQIILPARPGWHDRVQLRLARAARGELRLTQMGRIIARRRINARPERRITLSLPAGVTAAPLVLTLDERG from the coding sequence ATGCAGGCTGATGTGGCCATCATCGGCGCGGGGCCAGCGGGGCTGGCGGCCGCCACGGTGCTGGCCAGATTGGGATTTACGCAGGTCGTGGTGATCGAACGCGAGGCGCAACCGGGCGGCATTCCGCGCCATTGCGGCCATTCGCCCTTTGGGATGCGTGAATTCCGCCGGGTGCTGCGCGGTCCTGCCTATGCTGATCGGCTGGCAGCCGCGGCGCGGGCCGTGGGCGTCAGGATAATGTGTGATACCACAGCGACCGCGCTGCTGCCGGGCCCGGTGCTGGAGCTGTCCACACCGGCGGGCATCGCGCAGCTGGCGGCGCGTGCGGTGCTGCTGGCGACGGGGACGCGGGAATCCAGCCGCATTCAGCGGATGATCGGCGGGCAAAAGCCGGGCGGGATCCTGACCCTCGGTGCCTTGCAGGGCATGGTGCATCTGAACGGCCAGCGCCCGTTTTCGCGCCCGGTCGTGCTGGGGACGGAACTGGTGTCGTTCTCGGCCCTGCTGACCTGCCGTCAGGCCGGCATCCACCCCGTCGCGATGGTGGAGCCCGGCTGCAATGTCATCGCCCGCGGGCCATCCTGGGCCTTGCCGCGCCTGCTGGGGGTGCCGCTGATGATGCAAAGCCGGATCACCGAGATACTCGGACGCGACCGTGTCGAGGCCGTGCAGATCGTGGGACCAGACGGGACCCGCCGGATCGCAACCGATGGTGTGCTGCTGACCGGCGCCTTTCGATCCGAGGCGGGGCTTTTGGCGATGGCCGGGATCGCGATGGATCCGGACACGACCGGGCCGGTGATCGACAGTTTCGGCAGACTGGATCAGCCGGGATATTTCGCCGCCGGCAACCTGTTGCGCCCGGTCGAGACGGCGGGCGCATGCTGGGCCGAGGGACAGCGCGCCGCCGAGGCGATCGCGGCCTATCTGTCCGGTGCCTTGCCGGATCGAGAGCAGGGGGCAGAGTTGCAGATTGTGGGTGACGCGATCCGCTATGCCTTGCCGCAGATCATCCTGCCGGCCCGCCCCGGCTGGCACGACCGCGTTCAGCTACGCCTTGCGCGTGCCGCGCGCGGAGAGCTGCGGCTGACACAAATGGGACGCATCATCGCTAGGCGGCGCATCAATGCGCGGCCCGAACGCCGGATTACGCTTTCTCTGCCAGCCGGGGTGACCGCCGCGCCGTTGGTGCTGACGCTGGACGAGCGCGGATGA
- a CDS encoding FGGY family carbohydrate kinase — MKILAIDQGTSSTRALAMAGEGSLRVLRQMQHRQILPQPGHVEHDPVELLRHVADCADAGGADLVALANQGESCLAWDALDGRAVSRVIVWQDDRTADVTRALQADGVAGEVMARAGLPLDPYFSASKLGWIMRHIPEAADLAQRGRLRLGTTDAWFRERLTGRFETDIATASRTSLMHLDHGEWDPTLCAIFGVPIDALPVITPSAGDLGRLPSGARLVASIVDQQAALFGHGCRVPGDAKVTLGTGAFVQALTTGPLRPAHPGPLPTVAWQLPGQPVRYALDGAVYSAAAAVNWARDLGLFQDFAAIGDFDAPAAIDRGLAFLPALTGLACPHWDRAARAGWFGLSLQTDRRDMMQALIEGVAMRVAETVRAMDAVQPLTALSVDGGMARNGYLLDFLAGLLRQPVHLADEVETTALGLIQMGHEVEGQTASAPSRRAAIQPDTQAAALADGRMRRFAAIREGLTAINRQIGPDTP; from the coding sequence ATGAAGATATTGGCCATAGATCAGGGGACAAGCTCGACACGGGCACTGGCGATGGCCGGCGAAGGGTCATTGCGGGTGCTGCGGCAGATGCAGCACCGTCAGATCTTGCCGCAACCGGGCCATGTCGAACATGATCCGGTCGAGTTGCTGCGCCATGTCGCCGATTGCGCGGATGCAGGTGGCGCCGATCTGGTGGCATTGGCCAATCAGGGCGAAAGCTGCCTTGCCTGGGATGCGCTGGATGGTCGCGCCGTTAGCCGGGTGATCGTCTGGCAGGACGACCGGACCGCTGATGTGACCCGCGCCCTGCAGGCGGATGGCGTGGCAGGTGAGGTAATGGCGCGGGCCGGTTTGCCACTGGATCCCTATTTTTCGGCCAGCAAGCTGGGCTGGATCATGCGCCATATCCCCGAGGCAGCCGATCTGGCGCAGCGCGGGCGGCTGCGGCTGGGAACCACCGATGCCTGGTTTCGCGAGCGCCTGACAGGGCGGTTCGAGACCGACATCGCAACCGCATCGCGCACCTCGCTGATGCATCTCGATCATGGGGAATGGGACCCGACGCTATGTGCGATCTTTGGTGTGCCGATCGACGCCTTGCCCGTGATCACGCCCTCGGCGGGCGATCTGGGGCGTCTGCCCTCGGGTGCGCGGCTGGTGGCCAGCATCGTCGATCAGCAGGCGGCGCTGTTCGGGCATGGCTGCCGTGTGCCGGGCGATGCCAAGGTGACGCTGGGCACGGGCGCGTTCGTGCAGGCGCTCACCACGGGGCCGCTGCGACCCGCACATCCCGGCCCGCTGCCGACGGTCGCGTGGCAATTGCCGGGTCAGCCGGTCCGTTACGCGCTGGACGGTGCCGTCTACAGCGCGGCTGCGGCGGTGAATTGGGCGCGTGATCTGGGGTTGTTTCAGGATTTCGCCGCGATCGGTGATTTCGACGCTCCTGCGGCCATCGACCGGGGGCTGGCCTTTCTGCCGGCGCTGACCGGACTGGCCTGCCCGCATTGGGATCGGGCTGCGCGGGCAGGCTGGTTTGGCCTGTCGCTGCAAACCGACCGGCGCGACATGATGCAGGCGCTGATCGAAGGCGTGGCGATGCGCGTTGCGGAAACGGTGCGTGCCATGGACGCGGTGCAGCCGCTGACCGCACTGTCGGTCGATGGTGGCATGGCGCGCAACGGCTACCTGCTGGACTTTCTGGCCGGGCTGCTGCGCCAGCCGGTGCATCTGGCGGATGAGGTCGAAACCACCGCCCTCGGCCTGATCCAGATGGGACATGAGGTCGAGGGCCAAACCGCCTCTGCACCCTCCCGGCGGGCGGCCATTCAGCCAGACACGCAGGCGGCTGCACTGGCCGATGGCAGAATGCGGCGCTTTGCGGCGATCCGCGAGGGGCTGACAGCAATCAATCGGCAGATCGGGCCCGACACCCCCTGA
- the rpsA gene encoding 30S ribosomal protein S1, with translation MAERATMEDFEAMLTESLDMDTPDEGSVVKGKVIAIEAGQAIIDVGYKMEGRVDLKEFANPGEEADLSVGDEVEVYLDRVENARGEASISREKARREEAWDRLEKAYADEERVEGAIFGRVKGGFTVDLGGAVAFLPGSQVDVRPVRDAGPLMGLKQPFQILKMDRRRGNIVVSRRAILEESRAEQRAEVIANLTEGQTVDGVVKNITEYGAFVDLGGVDGLLHVTDMAWRRVNHPSEILSIGETVKVQVVKINKDSHRISLGMKQLQADPWDSVIEQFPLNSVHAGRVTNITDYGAFVELAPGVEGLVHVSEMSWTKKNVHPGKIVSTSQEVDVMVLEIDEAKRRVSLGLKQTMRNPWEVFAETHPTGTQIEGEVKSITEFGLFIGLEGDIDGMVHLSDISWDARGEDAIQDYRKGDMVHAVVQDVDIEKERISLSIKALENDQMAEAVDGVKRGSIVTVEVTSIEDGGIEVEYNGVKSFIRRSDLARDRQDQRPERFGVGDKVDARVTNIDTKTRRLGLSIKAREIAEEKEAVEQYGSSDSGASLGDILGAALNKND, from the coding sequence ATGGCAGAACGTGCGACCATGGAAGATTTCGAGGCTATGCTGACGGAAAGCCTTGATATGGACACGCCCGATGAGGGCAGCGTCGTCAAAGGCAAGGTCATCGCCATCGAGGCGGGCCAGGCCATCATCGATGTCGGCTACAAGATGGAAGGCCGCGTCGATCTTAAAGAATTTGCAAATCCCGGCGAAGAAGCTGACCTGTCGGTCGGCGACGAAGTCGAGGTTTATCTGGACCGCGTCGAAAACGCCCGCGGTGAAGCCAGCATCTCGCGCGAGAAAGCCCGCCGCGAAGAAGCCTGGGATCGTCTGGAAAAAGCCTATGCTGACGAAGAGCGCGTCGAAGGCGCCATCTTCGGTCGCGTCAAAGGCGGCTTTACCGTTGATCTGGGCGGCGCTGTTGCGTTCCTGCCCGGTAGCCAGGTTGACGTGCGCCCCGTGCGCGACGCCGGCCCGCTGATGGGTCTGAAGCAGCCCTTCCAGATCCTGAAAATGGACCGCCGTCGTGGCAACATCGTTGTCTCGCGCCGCGCCATCCTGGAAGAAAGCCGTGCCGAACAGCGCGCCGAAGTCATCGCAAACCTGACCGAAGGCCAGACCGTCGACGGTGTGGTCAAGAACATCACCGAATACGGTGCGTTCGTCGATCTGGGCGGTGTTGACGGCCTGCTGCACGTCACCGACATGGCATGGCGCCGTGTGAATCATCCTTCGGAAATCCTGTCGATCGGTGAAACCGTCAAGGTTCAGGTCGTCAAGATCAACAAGGACAGCCACCGCATCAGCCTGGGCATGAAGCAGCTGCAAGCCGATCCATGGGATTCGGTGATCGAGCAGTTCCCGCTGAACTCGGTCCATGCTGGCCGCGTGACCAACATCACCGATTACGGTGCCTTCGTCGAACTGGCGCCGGGTGTCGAGGGTCTGGTCCACGTGTCAGAAATGAGCTGGACCAAGAAAAACGTCCATCCGGGCAAGATCGTTTCGACCTCGCAAGAAGTCGACGTCATGGTTCTGGAAATCGACGAAGCCAAGCGCCGTGTTTCGCTGGGTCTGAAACAGACCATGCGCAACCCGTGGGAGGTCTTTGCCGAAACCCATCCGACCGGCACGCAGATCGAAGGAGAGGTCAAGTCGATCACCGAATTCGGCCTGTTCATCGGTCTGGAAGGCGATATCGACGGCATGGTTCACCTGTCCGACATCAGCTGGGACGCACGCGGCGAAGACGCGATCCAGGATTACCGCAAGGGCGATATGGTCCATGCCGTGGTTCAGGACGTTGATATCGAGAAAGAGCGTATCAGCCTGTCGATCAAGGCGCTTGAGAACGACCAGATGGCCGAGGCTGTCGATGGCGTCAAACGCGGCTCGATCGTCACGGTCGAGGTCACCTCGATCGAGGATGGCGGCATCGAGGTGGAATATAACGGCGTCAAGTCGTTCATCCGCCGCAGCGATCTGGCACGCGACCGTCAGGACCAGCGCCCCGAGCGTTTCGGTGTTGGCGACAAGGTCGATGCCCGCGTCACCAATATCGACACCAAGACCCGCCGTCTGGGTCTGTCGATCAAGGCACGCGAGATCGCCGAAGAGAAAGAAGCCGTCGAACAGTATGGCAGCTCGGATTCGGGCGCCTCGTTGGGCGACATCCTGGGCGCCGCGCTGAACAAGAACGACTGA
- a CDS encoding 3-oxoacid CoA-transferase subunit B: MNRRNEIELAARVARDIPDGAYVNLGIGKPGRVAAQIPAGRDVILHSENGILALGPAPAAGQEDPELIDASKRPVTALPGASYFGQTDSFAMMRGGHIDIAVLGAFQVAENGDLANWATLDQRHPPAVGGAMDLVAGVPTILIIMDHLDRDGRPKLLRRCTYPLTGPAVVARVYTDLAVLDIAPEGFRLVELTPGNALDEVQAATGAPIHV; encoded by the coding sequence ATGAACCGGCGCAACGAGATCGAACTGGCCGCGCGCGTGGCCCGCGACATTCCCGACGGCGCCTATGTCAATCTGGGCATCGGCAAGCCCGGCCGCGTCGCCGCGCAAATCCCGGCTGGCCGAGACGTGATCCTGCATTCAGAAAACGGTATCCTCGCGCTAGGCCCCGCGCCGGCGGCCGGACAAGAAGACCCGGAGTTGATCGACGCCAGCAAACGGCCTGTCACCGCCCTGCCCGGCGCGTCCTATTTCGGACAGACCGACAGTTTTGCGATGATGCGCGGCGGGCATATCGATATCGCGGTGCTGGGTGCTTTTCAGGTGGCCGAAAATGGCGATCTGGCCAATTGGGCGACGCTGGACCAACGCCACCCGCCAGCCGTTGGCGGTGCGATGGATCTGGTCGCGGGGGTGCCGACCATACTGATCATCATGGATCATCTGGACCGCGATGGCCGCCCGAAACTGCTGCGCCGCTGCACCTATCCGCTGACCGGGCCTGCCGTGGTGGCGCGGGTCTATACGGATCTGGCGGTGCTGGATATCGCTCCAGAGGGATTTCGGCTGGTCGAACTGACGCCGGGCAACGCTCTGGACGAGGTTCAGGCGGCGACCGGCGCGCCTATCCACGTCTGA
- a CDS encoding 3-oxoacid CoA-transferase subunit A: MIDKTVPDPVQAVAAIPDGASVMVGGFGNAGIPFGLLNALADRGARDLTIISNNAGEAEAGIARLLMQGQVRKMVCSYPRTPGSVWLQRRYAAGEIELEVMPQGTLAERMRAAGAGLGGFFTPTGFGTMLADNKETRMIDGRGHVFETPLPADFALIRAETGDRWGNLAFHATARNFNPVMAMAARCSIAEVRHLSTTPLDPERVVTPGIFIDRLCPYEVRP, encoded by the coding sequence TTGATCGACAAGACCGTCCCTGACCCCGTGCAAGCCGTCGCCGCGATCCCCGACGGGGCATCGGTGATGGTGGGAGGGTTCGGCAATGCCGGCATTCCCTTTGGCCTGCTGAACGCGCTGGCCGACCGAGGCGCGCGCGATCTGACCATTATCTCGAACAATGCCGGCGAAGCAGAGGCAGGCATCGCCCGCCTGTTGATGCAGGGGCAGGTTCGCAAGATGGTCTGTTCTTATCCGCGCACGCCGGGATCGGTCTGGCTGCAACGCCGTTATGCCGCAGGCGAAATCGAATTGGAGGTCATGCCGCAAGGCACGCTGGCCGAACGCATGCGCGCCGCCGGCGCCGGGCTGGGCGGGTTCTTCACGCCCACCGGCTTTGGCACCATGCTGGCCGACAACAAAGAGACCCGCATGATCGACGGTCGCGGCCATGTGTTCGAGACCCCGCTGCCCGCCGATTTCGCGCTGATTCGCGCCGAGACGGGCGACCGTTGGGGCAACCTTGCCTTTCACGCGACGGCGCGGAACTTCAACCCGGTGATGGCGATGGCGGCGCGATGCAGCATCGCCGAGGTGCGGCACCTGTCCACGACCCCGCTGGACCCCGAACGCGTGGTCACACCCGGCATCTTCATCGACCGCCTTTGCCCCTATGAGGTCCGGCCATGA
- a CDS encoding aminotransferase, with the protein MNKPQSWEARADEYSLYGFTDLPSVHQRGAVVVTHGEGPYVFDVNGKRYLDANSGLWNMVAGFDHKGLADAAKAQYDRFPGYHAFFGRMSDQTVMLSEKLVEVSPFERGKVFYTNSGSEANDTMVKMLWFLHASEGKPQKRKVLTRFNAYHGVTAVSASMTGKPYNEVFGLPLDGFIHLTCPHYWRFGEKGETEEQFTQRMARELEETIEREGADTIAGFFAEPVMGAGGVIPPSEGYFQAILPILRKHDIPMISDEVICGFGRTGNTWGCQTYDFMPDAIISSKNLTAGLFPMGAVILGPELSDRLQAAIEKIEEFPHGFTASGHPVGCAIALKAIDVVMNEGLAENVRRLAPRLETGLRAIMERSNHIGELRGVGFMWALEAVKNKDTGEPFDGSLSVSERIANTCTDLGLICRPLGQSIVLCPPFILNEGQMDEMFDKLEQALKKVFAEVA; encoded by the coding sequence ATGAACAAACCGCAAAGCTGGGAAGCGCGCGCCGACGAATATTCGCTGTATGGCTTTACCGATTTGCCCAGTGTGCATCAGCGCGGTGCCGTGGTGGTGACACATGGCGAGGGCCCCTATGTCTTTGACGTGAATGGAAAACGTTATCTGGATGCGAATTCGGGCCTGTGGAACATGGTCGCGGGCTTTGACCACAAGGGTCTGGCTGATGCGGCCAAGGCGCAATATGACCGGTTTCCCGGCTATCACGCCTTTTTCGGGCGGATGTCGGACCAGACGGTCATGCTGTCGGAAAAGCTGGTCGAGGTCTCGCCGTTCGAGCGCGGCAAGGTCTTTTATACCAATTCGGGCTCCGAGGCGAATGACACCATGGTCAAGATGCTGTGGTTCCTGCACGCATCCGAGGGCAAGCCGCAAAAGCGCAAGGTTCTGACCCGGTTCAACGCCTATCACGGCGTGACGGCAGTGTCGGCATCCATGACCGGCAAACCCTATAACGAGGTGTTCGGCCTGCCGCTGGACGGCTTCATCCACCTGACCTGCCCGCATTACTGGCGCTTTGGCGAAAAGGGCGAGACCGAGGAACAGTTCACGCAGCGCATGGCGCGCGAGTTGGAGGAAACCATCGAGCGCGAAGGGGCCGACACCATCGCGGGTTTCTTTGCCGAGCCGGTGATGGGTGCGGGCGGCGTGATCCCGCCATCCGAGGGCTATTTCCAGGCGATCCTGCCGATCCTGCGCAAACACGACATCCCGATGATCTCGGACGAGGTGATCTGCGGTTTCGGGCGCACCGGGAACACCTGGGGCTGTCAGACCTATGATTTCATGCCCGACGCGATCATCTCGTCCAAGAACCTGACCGCCGGGCTGTTCCCGATGGGTGCGGTGATCCTTGGGCCGGAACTGTCGGATCGTCTGCAGGCGGCCATCGAGAAGATCGAGGAATTCCCGCATGGCTTTACCGCCTCCGGTCACCCGGTTGGTTGCGCCATCGCGCTGAAGGCCATCGACGTGGTGATGAATGAGGGTCTGGCCGAGAATGTCAGACGTCTGGCCCCGCGGCTGGAGACAGGTCTGCGCGCGATCATGGAGCGGTCGAACCATATCGGAGAGTTGCGCGGCGTCGGTTTCATGTGGGCGCTGGAGGCGGTGAAGAACAAGGACACCGGCGAACCCTTTGATGGCTCGCTGTCGGTCAGCGAACGCATTGCCAATACCTGCACCGATCTGGGCCTGATCTGCCGCCCGCTTGGCCAGTCCATCGTGCTCTGCCCGCCCTTTATCCTGAACGAAGGGCAGATGGATGAGATGTTCGACAAGCTGGAACAGGCGCTGAAAAAGGTCTTTGCCGAGGTCGCATGA